The nucleotide window aagtttgaggtgatggcagtatatccaagtagagatgtcttgaaagcaggaggaagtgggaaactgcagagaggaagggagatcagggctggtgatgtagatttggggatcatcagcATAGAAGTGATAGTTAaaggcatgggagcaaatgagttctccaagggagtgggtgtagaaggagaatagacggtaacccagaactgaaccttgagggacccccacagttaggaggtgggaggcagaagaggagcccatgaaagagacggagaatgagcggccagagatataagagaagaaccaggaaaggacagtgccagtgaaaccaaggttggataatgtttccaggagaactgGGTGGTCAACAGTGAAGGCAACTGAGGggtcaagaaggattaagatggagtagaggtcattgcttttggcaagaagaagatcactggtgacttagCAGAAGGTggttcctgtggagtgaaggtaatggaagccagaatggagtgGGTAAATGAGAGAATTGgacaggaacttgagacagtaggTGTAGGCAACTcatttaaggagtttggagaggaatggtaggagggatatggggctaataataataataataattattatagtatttgttaagcacttaactatgtgccaagcactgttctaagcactagggtgggtacaaggagattgggttggacacggtccctgtcccacatgaggttcacagtttcaatccccattttacagatgaggtaactgaggcccagagaagttacgtgacttgccccaagtcacacagctgacaagttgtggagccgggattagaacccatgacctctgactcccaagcccgggctctttccactgagtcatactgcttcatatatatatataactgatATATATCCTGCTCACTGTGAAAGAGAAGCAGGCACTGCACCAGGCCATGTACAAATTCCTGGCTATGACATCTGTCAGTGACCTGAGTGTGTCCTGCTCTATCTACCCTGCCCATGGTCTGCTTCAATGTCAGGGTGATCGGCTTCGAAGCCTGTATAGCTCAGATTTTCTTCatccacctgttctccttcatggAGTCCAGCATCCTGCTGGCCATGAGCTTTGACTGCTATGCGACCATCTGTAACCCGCTCAGATATTTAGCTATACTGACTGACAACAGTATTGTCAAGATGAGGTTGGCTGTTTTCATACATAGCTTCATTATGATTCTTCCTCTACTCTTCTTCCTGAGGCGAATGCCATTTTGCAAGGCCAATGTCCTGCATCATGCCTACTGTCTCCATCCCGACCTCATCCTCCTGCCCTTTGTGGACACCACCTTCAGCAGCTCTTTTGGCCTGTACATCATAGTCTCAGCATAGTCTCACCTTCCTCTCCTACATCCTGATCTTCAGGTGTGTTCTGACCATCACATCCCAGGCAGGGCAGTCCAAGGCCGCCAACACCTGTCTCCCACATCTGTGTAGTGctcatcttctaataataatgttggtatttgttaagcgcttactatgtgccgagcactgttctaagcgctggggtagacataggggaatcaggttgtcccacgtggggctcacagtcttaatccccattttacagatgagggaactgaggcacagagaagttaagtgacttgcccccagtcacacagctgacaagtggcagagctgggattcgaactcatgagccctgactccaaagcccatgctctttccactgagccacgctgcttctctatacattcCCATGATGGGCCTGACCATGGCTCACAGGTACAGGAAAGAGGAGCTCCATTTGTTCACATATTGATGTCCATTGTCTAGCCCTTCATGCTGCCCAAGCTCAACCCCATCATCCACAAGGAGATCCAAAAGAGATGGTCACAGTGCTCTCTGGTGTCTTTGGGTTGGGCTGGGGAAGGTGAGCCTTTGACTGGATAATATTAAATGCTTCTTTTTAGTACTTTACTTTTGAGAAAATTCTGAGCCTCTTGTGTCCTGGTCACTGAGAAATGCACAGTTTTTGCCCCAATCTAACATGTGAGCTTGAAGAATCCTTCAAATAGAAACTCAGTGGTCAGTCCAGTAGTGTGTGACCCTCTCAGAATGCCCCCCTCCCACGGACTCCCTGAATCCCTTCTATTTACGGCACACTGATCCAGAGAGATCCAGCGTAAGATGGAGACAAGGACTCACCGGTGACTTCTCAAGATTCTTTCCAAAAATTGTGGTCTTTATTCAGTGCGCCTTGGGACAGAGGAGAAAAGAGCCAAGGCATGGATAGGAGAAGGTTAATGCAGTGCTGTATCAAGACCCATGAAcctggggttggggcagggcaggagggcagATGGACAGAATCCAAACAGAGCTGAGAATGCTTCTTTCTTAACCTCTTCACCTTAGCCCAACTATGAAAATGCTTGACAGATCACAGTTTTTCCCATCCTGTCAGACTCTGGCACTAGACCCATTCACAGATTTCTTGAAAGCCTAACTCTGGCTTTCTTTTCAAATAAGATCTTAACTGGTGATGATCCAATTGCCAAAGGGGTAGATCGGGAATAAATGCCAAATAAGATCTTGTCCTGAATCTTTGGCTTTGGCAAGTGTAGTCTCAGTTATTCTGACCCAATTTACTTCTAACCCTCTTAACTGAGGATATCTTGAGTTTGAAGTGATGAATAGGAATTATAGTTTAATGTCAACTTCtgaaattttgagaagcagcatggccttgtggcccagtgaggcacagtggatagagcaggggcatgggagtaaggacctggattctaattccagctctgcctcttgtatgcagtgtaatcttgggcaaatcacttaacctctctgtgcctcagttaccacagctgtaaaatggggattaagactgagccccatgtgggctccaactgtgcccaacctgattatcttctataataatggtattcgttaagcgcttgctatgtgctaagcactgttctaaacatggggatagatataaggttatcagcttgtcgccacatggggctcacagtcttagtccccattttacagataagggacctgaggcacagagaagttaagtggttttcccaaggtcacgcagcagacaaatggcagagccaggattagaaccaacgtcctctgactcccaagcccatgctctttccactatcccaGTTGTtactacattgtctggcacatagtaaggacatagcaaataccgtaaaaaatgtaGGGTAAGTAATCTAGATCCATTATCTATCCAATTTCAGATAGAATTGCaagcaaaaaaaaattgcagGCAAAAAAAATTGTTGAAATAATATTAATCGTGATTGTAGAGCTCTTTGGCATAGCAATTTCAGGACACTTTGAAATAACTATCATCAAAGCCCTAAGATTTTCCATCATATACAAGGAAATTCATCTCCAATTTTGACCAAGATTTCAGTTTTTCCTGGTCCACAACTGGTTAACTTAtatggtgtggctcagtggaaagagcctgggcttcggagtcagaggtcatgggttcgactcccggctctgccacttgtcagctgtgtgactgtgggcaagtcactttacttctctgtgcctcagttccctcatctgtaaaatggggattaactgtgagcctcacatgggacaacctgattaccctgtatctaccccagagcttagaacagtgctctgcacatagtaagcacttaacaaataccaacattattattattattattgacacattTGATGTTTCATAGGATGTTTTCTTTGAATCACTTACATGTATGGCCAGTACAAATGACATGAACTGGTCACAAATTAGTGGCACATTTTCCTCTTACATTTTACCAAATGCAAGGAACCCTCATGTATTCACCTATCAGGTCTAATCTCACAGTAACAGGCATCATTACCTGGGAGCCTTTAAAAAGTACCCTACATAGTTTTTATAATTCACACTGTGTCCAAAtgcaatagggtaataaaatacttTTTAGACATTTTCCAACTGAATTTCATGCATCAGCTTTCTCTCTTTATTAATTGGATGAGTAAGCTATGAAAAACTCTTCTGTTTTATCTGTCATTGCAATTTTTTTAGAATTCCATCTACTGAGATGTAAGTTTCTCAGTAGGTAACTTTAGTGTTGACACTTTATTAATCAGTGAGTCCAAGTCGTCAAATTCTACCTGTTGATATTTCTCCAAACACCATTTATACTCTAAATACTTGTAGTGGATTTTGTCTTGTGCCTGGTTCGGATTGTTCTTTCCAATAAAGTTCAACCTGACCAATGCTTTTTGCAATTCTTCTATGTCTTTTGAAGCAATTTTCCTTGTGATGGGCTATATACTGTTTTGATCTATTTCCTcatgtctgccctccctcctcacatccaccaaactaactctcttctcttcaaagccctattgagagctcacctcctccaggaggccttcccagactgaaccctccctttctctccacccctcctcaccttctcaatccccctactccctccctctgctctcctcctttccccttcccacagcacttgtgcatatttgaatatattatttattactctatttattttgttaatgatgtatatatatctatgattctatttattttgatggtattgatgcctacttgttttgtttttttggtctgtctcccccgtttagactgtgagcccactgttgggcagggattgtctctatctgttgccaaattatatattccaagcactagtacagtgctctgcacacagtaggcactcaataaatgtgattgaatgaatgaatgagtctgccaACAGATCCCTCCCTAAATTGAAAGTTTCCTTCAATCTAAATTGGCATTTACTTCAATGAAGttttgtctcctctcctcttattTGAaggaggagtgtggcttagtggaaagagcacaggcttgggagttagaagtcaagggttctaatccctgctccacctcttggcagctgtgtgacttctggcaagtcactaaatttatctgtgcctcaattacctcatctgcaaattgggattaagactgtgagccccacctgggacaacctgataaccttgtatgtcccccagtgtttagaacagtgtttggcacatagtaagcacttaacaataccattattattattattattcaatcacttTTTCATGTTCCCCTAAGATTGCACTCCAAGACTGTAAATCATAAAGGGGGGGTTTTGTAGCTGTCTACAGTTTAAAAACCTTGTTTACCTCTTCCATGGAAAACTTCCATAGTAAAACACAAACCAAATACCAACAGGTAAATAATAGCTCCCATATGTCAAATTCTACAGGTGTCCAGTGTGGAAAGAGATGTAATGAAACTGCCATTCTTGAGCCAAGGTGCTGCATCTTGATAGAAACATAGCCCTTGGCGGAAGTAACGCCCTTTGGAGGAACAATTGTTAATATGAAATCCCACTGGTTTAGTTGAATAGTTAATTTGAAATCCCTCTGGTTTAGTTAAACTGTTAATATGAAATCCCTTTGGTTTATTAAATCCTTTGAAAGTGGCTGAATTTTACTGCTGACCACTGAGGGTGTCAACAAGATCTGGCACCTAAGATAAGGTATCTGAAAATCAAGGTGCCTATGTTAGTGATTGAAAAAACGTATGTAGGGGAAAGGAGGCTATTGTTTGGGTATAAATGTAACTTAAAAAGCTCTTCAAGGTCTTACACTGACCACCTCCCGAGGTGTGGTGTTCCGAGGTGGaccattctgcagaataaaatttggagatCATCTAAGTCATGTATGTGGCTCATCGACCATGCAGAGCAACGAACAAGTATAATTTTACTTGCAACAATAAAATATGTGCCAGAACCCTGAATATGCATGGAGAAGAAAAAGTATTTTTCATCCGACATTCGACAAAAGGCTCatctcaaccaatcagtggcatttat belongs to Ornithorhynchus anatinus isolate Pmale09 chromosome 2, mOrnAna1.pri.v4, whole genome shotgun sequence and includes:
- the LOC114805657 gene encoding LOW QUALITY PROTEIN: olfactory receptor 51I2-like (The sequence of the model RefSeq protein was modified relative to this genomic sequence to represent the inferred CDS: inserted 2 bases in 1 codon; deleted 1 base in 1 codon), whose protein sequence is ILLTVKEKQALHQAMYKFLAMTSVSDLSVSALSTLPMVCFNVRVIGFEACIAQIFFIHLFSFMESSILLAMSFDCYATICNPLRYLAILTDNSIVKMRLAVFIHSFIMILPLLFFLRRMPFCKANVLHHAYCLHPDLILLPFVDTTFSSSFGLYIIVSAXSLTFLSYILIFRCVLTITSQAGQSKAANTCLPHLWPRPCGDHMSFLEVQRSYVRNGAYGELWSWHEGPFVVAKKLYSKREWN